Proteins from one Drosophila gunungcola strain Sukarami chromosome 3R, Dgunungcola_SK_2, whole genome shotgun sequence genomic window:
- the LOC128256025 gene encoding bestrophin-4 isoform X1 has product MTISYTSEVATCRGFGCFLKLLLRWRGSIYKLVWLDLLAFLTIYYAINMVYRFGLNASQKETFEAIVQYCDSYRELIPLSFVLGFYVSIVMTRWWNQYTSIPWPDPIAVFVSSNVHGQDERGRMMRRTIMRYVCLCLTMVLANVSPRVKKRFPGLSNLVEAGLLNDNEKAIIETMNKAFPRPSKHWLPIVWAASIITRARKEGRIRDDFAVKTIIDELNKFRGQCGLLISYDTISVPLVYTQVVTLAVYSYFLTCCMGQQWTDGKVVGNTTYLNKVDLYFPVFTTLQFFFYMGWLKVAESLINPFGEDDDDFEVNWMVDRNLQVSYLIVDEMHHDHPELLKDQYWDEVFPNELPYTIAAERFRENHPEPSTAKIEVPKNAAMPSTMSSVRIDEMVGNTSGDPAAAADTKLTGPAQAQAQVSNPVPESGVQSVTYDFPKGSPDEEADDASGIHFSAGNGKMRLGSSPSLVSVSGTLSRVNTVASALKRFLSRDDSRPGSATPSQDQPYKFPASASSASLSGGVVGPVTSAGKPAGSLRITQQVIEEVDEQATITSMRANEPRPNVMDIFASSSGAGATNSAPLQPPPAHSDPVDIPARPPSYNRAQSQYESSLFPPGGVDALLSTSAPAGGSPLLLSNAATAPSSPVGESSKSLYDPQKAASRETERPDAPQVFRWFVTPVENMDLRSSNDLLAAQPVDEGDDFDKLKAEREKEKLMRQQKNLARTISTAPGMEGAAVPLVPLIPVNVAVPQAQLPAVASSADLLAGGEVLSNSTMKSEDAVNGS; this is encoded by the exons TCAG ATGGCGTGGAAGCATTTACAAGCTGGTCTGGTTGGACCTTCTGGCCTTTCTGACCATTTACTATGCGATCAACATGGTGTATCGTTTTGGCCTTAACGCTTCCCAAAAAGA aaccTTTGAGGCCATTGTTCAGTACTGTGATAGCTATAGAGAACTCATACCCCTGTCCTTTGTGCTGGGTTTCTATGTGTCGATTGTGATGACGCGTTGGTGGAACCAGTACACATCCATTCCCTGGCCAGATCCCATTGCCGTGTTTGTCAGCTCGAATGTTCATGGCCAGGACGAGCGCGGGCGTATGATGAGGCGCACGATTATGCGTTATGTGTGCCTGTGTTTGACCATGGTCCTGGCGAATGTTTCGCCAAGGGTTAAGAAGCGTTTCCCGGGCCTCAGTAATCTGGTGGAAGCGGGTCTGCTCAATGACAATGAAAAGGCCATCATCGAGACGATGAACAAAGCCTTTCCAAGACCTTCAAAGCACTGGCTGCCTATCGTTTGGGCTGCTAGTATAATCACTAGAGCCAGAAAGGAGGGACGCATTCGAGATGACTTCGCGGTGAAGACCATCATCGATGAGCTGAACAAGTTCCGGGGTCAGTGTGGACTCCTCATCAGCTACGATACGATCAGTGTACCCTTGGTGTACACCCAAGTGGTGACCCTGGCCGTGTACTCGTACTTCCTTACCTGCTGCATGGGTCAGCAGTGGACCGATGGAAAGGTGGTGGGCAATACCACATACCTGAACAAGGTGGACCTGTACTTTCCCGTCTTCACAACGCTGCAGTTCTTTTTCTACATGGGATGGCTAAAGGTGGCCGAGTCACTCATTAATCCATTTGGCGAGGACGATGATGATTTTGAG GTCAACTGGATGGTGGATCGCAATCTGCAGGTATCCTATCTGATCGTCGACGAGATGCATCATGACCATCCGGAGCTGCTGAAGGATCAGTACTGGGACGAGGTGTTCCCCAACGAGCTGCCCTACACAATAGCCGCCGAGAGATTCCGGGAGAATCACCCGGAACCGTCCACTGCCAAGATCGAGGTGCCCAAGAATGCGGCCATGCCCTCGACAATGTCGTCCGTGCGGATCGATGAAATGGTTGGTAACACTAGTGGTGACCCCGCCGCCGCTGCGGACACAAAGCTGACGGGCCCGGCTCAggctcaggcacaggtttctAATCCTGTTCCGGAGTCCGGCGTCCAGTCCGTTACTTATGACTTTCCCAAGGGCTCGCCAGATGAGGAG GCTGATGATGCCAGTGGCATACACTTCTCAGCGGGCAATGGCAAAATGCGCCTGGGTTCCTCGCCCTCGCTTGTAAGCGTTTCGGGCACTTTGTCCCGGGTGAATACGGTGGCCTCGGCCCTCAAGCGATTCCTAAGCCGCGATGACAGCAGGCCGGGATCGGCCACACCCAGTCAGGATCAGCCCTACAAGTTCCCAGCCAGCGCCAGTTCGGCGAGTCTCTCGGGTGGAGTTGTGGGACCGGTCACGTCGGCGGGCAAGCCGGCTGGAAGTCTGAGGATTACGCAGCAAGTCATCGAGGAGGTGGATGAGCAGGCCACCATCACTTCCATGCGGGCAAATGAACCGCGGCCCAACGTGATGGACATCTTTGCATCATCGTCGGGAGCAGGAGCAACAAATTCGGCGCCGCTTCAGCCCCCACCAGCCCACTCGGATCCCGTGGACATACCAGCTCGTCCGCCCTCATACAATCGCGCCCAGTCCCAGTACGAGTCCAGTCTATTCCCACCGGGCGGAGTGGATGCCCTGCTCAGCACTTCGGCGCCAGCGGGAGGCAGTCCCTTGCTCCTGTCCAATGCAGCCACTGCACCCAGCTCCCCGGTGGGTGAGAGCTCCAAGTCCCTGTACGATCCCCAAAAGGCCGCCAGCCGGGAGACGG AGAGGCCCGATGCACCGCAGGTTTTCAGGTGGTTCGTCACGCCCG TGGAGAACATGGACCTGAGGTCCTCCAACGATCTTCTGGCTGCCCAGCCCGTGGACGAGGGCGACGATTTCGATAAGCTGAAGGCGGAGCGCGAGAAGGAGAAGCTGATGCGGCAGCAGAAGAATCTGGCCCGAACCATCAGCACCGCTCCGGGAATGGAAGGGGCGGCTGTGCCGCTGGTCCCACTGATCCCAGTGAATGTGGCAGTGCCCCAAGCCCAACTGCCAGCGGTGGCATCCAGTGCCGATCTTCTGGCCGGCGGAGAAGTCCTGTCCAACTCGACGATGAAGTCGGAGGACGCCGTCAACGGCAGTTGA
- the LOC128256025 gene encoding bestrophin-2 isoform X4, with the protein MTISYTSEVATCRGFGCFLKLLLRWRGSIYKLVWLDLLAFLTIYYAINMVYRFGLNASQKETFEAIVQYCDSYRELIPLSFVLGFYVSIVMTRWWNQYTSIPWPDPIAVFVSSNVHGQDERGRMMRRTIMRYVCLCLTMVLANVSPRVKKRFPGLSNLVEAGLLNDNEKAIIETMNKAFPRPSKHWLPIVWAASIITRARKEGRIRDDFAVKTIIDELNKFRGQCGLLISYDTISVPLVYTQVVTLAVYSYFLTCCMGQQWTDGKVVGNTTYLNKVDLYFPVFTTLQFFFYMGWLKVAESLINPFGEDDDDFEVNWMVDRNLQVSYLIVDEMHHDHPELLKDQYWDEVFPNELPYTIAAERFRENHPEPSTAKIEVPKNAAMPSTMSSVRIDEMADDASGIHFSAGNGKMRLGSSPSLVSVSGTLSRVNTVASALKRFLSRDDSRPGSATPSQDQPYKFPASASSASLSGGVVGPVTSAGKPAGSLRITQQVIEEVDEQATITSMRANEPRPNVMDIFASSSGAGATNSAPLQPPPAHSDPVDIPARPPSYNRAQSQYESSLFPPGGVDALLSTSAPAGGSPLLLSNAATAPSSPVGESSKSLYDPQKAASRETVENMDLRSSNDLLAAQPVDEGDDFDKLKAEREKEKLMRQQKNLARTISTAPGMEGAAVPLVPLIPVNVAVPQAQLPAVASSADLLAGGEVLSNSTMKSEDAVNGS; encoded by the exons TCAG ATGGCGTGGAAGCATTTACAAGCTGGTCTGGTTGGACCTTCTGGCCTTTCTGACCATTTACTATGCGATCAACATGGTGTATCGTTTTGGCCTTAACGCTTCCCAAAAAGA aaccTTTGAGGCCATTGTTCAGTACTGTGATAGCTATAGAGAACTCATACCCCTGTCCTTTGTGCTGGGTTTCTATGTGTCGATTGTGATGACGCGTTGGTGGAACCAGTACACATCCATTCCCTGGCCAGATCCCATTGCCGTGTTTGTCAGCTCGAATGTTCATGGCCAGGACGAGCGCGGGCGTATGATGAGGCGCACGATTATGCGTTATGTGTGCCTGTGTTTGACCATGGTCCTGGCGAATGTTTCGCCAAGGGTTAAGAAGCGTTTCCCGGGCCTCAGTAATCTGGTGGAAGCGGGTCTGCTCAATGACAATGAAAAGGCCATCATCGAGACGATGAACAAAGCCTTTCCAAGACCTTCAAAGCACTGGCTGCCTATCGTTTGGGCTGCTAGTATAATCACTAGAGCCAGAAAGGAGGGACGCATTCGAGATGACTTCGCGGTGAAGACCATCATCGATGAGCTGAACAAGTTCCGGGGTCAGTGTGGACTCCTCATCAGCTACGATACGATCAGTGTACCCTTGGTGTACACCCAAGTGGTGACCCTGGCCGTGTACTCGTACTTCCTTACCTGCTGCATGGGTCAGCAGTGGACCGATGGAAAGGTGGTGGGCAATACCACATACCTGAACAAGGTGGACCTGTACTTTCCCGTCTTCACAACGCTGCAGTTCTTTTTCTACATGGGATGGCTAAAGGTGGCCGAGTCACTCATTAATCCATTTGGCGAGGACGATGATGATTTTGAG GTCAACTGGATGGTGGATCGCAATCTGCAGGTATCCTATCTGATCGTCGACGAGATGCATCATGACCATCCGGAGCTGCTGAAGGATCAGTACTGGGACGAGGTGTTCCCCAACGAGCTGCCCTACACAATAGCCGCCGAGAGATTCCGGGAGAATCACCCGGAACCGTCCACTGCCAAGATCGAGGTGCCCAAGAATGCGGCCATGCCCTCGACAATGTCGTCCGTGCGGATCGATGAAATG GCTGATGATGCCAGTGGCATACACTTCTCAGCGGGCAATGGCAAAATGCGCCTGGGTTCCTCGCCCTCGCTTGTAAGCGTTTCGGGCACTTTGTCCCGGGTGAATACGGTGGCCTCGGCCCTCAAGCGATTCCTAAGCCGCGATGACAGCAGGCCGGGATCGGCCACACCCAGTCAGGATCAGCCCTACAAGTTCCCAGCCAGCGCCAGTTCGGCGAGTCTCTCGGGTGGAGTTGTGGGACCGGTCACGTCGGCGGGCAAGCCGGCTGGAAGTCTGAGGATTACGCAGCAAGTCATCGAGGAGGTGGATGAGCAGGCCACCATCACTTCCATGCGGGCAAATGAACCGCGGCCCAACGTGATGGACATCTTTGCATCATCGTCGGGAGCAGGAGCAACAAATTCGGCGCCGCTTCAGCCCCCACCAGCCCACTCGGATCCCGTGGACATACCAGCTCGTCCGCCCTCATACAATCGCGCCCAGTCCCAGTACGAGTCCAGTCTATTCCCACCGGGCGGAGTGGATGCCCTGCTCAGCACTTCGGCGCCAGCGGGAGGCAGTCCCTTGCTCCTGTCCAATGCAGCCACTGCACCCAGCTCCCCGGTGGGTGAGAGCTCCAAGTCCCTGTACGATCCCCAAAAGGCCGCCAGCCGGGAGACGG TGGAGAACATGGACCTGAGGTCCTCCAACGATCTTCTGGCTGCCCAGCCCGTGGACGAGGGCGACGATTTCGATAAGCTGAAGGCGGAGCGCGAGAAGGAGAAGCTGATGCGGCAGCAGAAGAATCTGGCCCGAACCATCAGCACCGCTCCGGGAATGGAAGGGGCGGCTGTGCCGCTGGTCCCACTGATCCCAGTGAATGTGGCAGTGCCCCAAGCCCAACTGCCAGCGGTGGCATCCAGTGCCGATCTTCTGGCCGGCGGAGAAGTCCTGTCCAACTCGACGATGAAGTCGGAGGACGCCGTCAACGGCAGTTGA
- the LOC128256025 gene encoding bestrophin-2 isoform X3 — translation MTISYTSEVATCRGFGCFLKLLLRWRGSIYKLVWLDLLAFLTIYYAINMVYRFGLNASQKETFEAIVQYCDSYRELIPLSFVLGFYVSIVMTRWWNQYTSIPWPDPIAVFVSSNVHGQDERGRMMRRTIMRYVCLCLTMVLANVSPRVKKRFPGLSNLVEAGLLNDNEKAIIETMNKAFPRPSKHWLPIVWAASIITRARKEGRIRDDFAVKTIIDELNKFRGQCGLLISYDTISVPLVYTQVVTLAVYSYFLTCCMGQQWTDGKVVGNTTYLNKVDLYFPVFTTLQFFFYMGWLKVAESLINPFGEDDDDFEVNWMVDRNLQVSYLIVDEMHHDHPELLKDQYWDEVFPNELPYTIAAERFRENHPEPSTAKIEVPKNAAMPSTMSSVRIDEMADDASGIHFSAGNGKMRLGSSPSLVSVSGTLSRVNTVASALKRFLSRDDSRPGSATPSQDQPYKFPASASSASLSGGVVGPVTSAGKPAGSLRITQQVIEEVDEQATITSMRANEPRPNVMDIFASSSGAGATNSAPLQPPPAHSDPVDIPARPPSYNRAQSQYESSLFPPGGVDALLSTSAPAGGSPLLLSNAATAPSSPVGESSKSLYDPQKAASRETERPDAPQVFRWFVTPVENMDLRSSNDLLAAQPVDEGDDFDKLKAEREKEKLMRQQKNLARTISTAPGMEGAAVPLVPLIPVNVAVPQAQLPAVASSADLLAGGEVLSNSTMKSEDAVNGS, via the exons TCAG ATGGCGTGGAAGCATTTACAAGCTGGTCTGGTTGGACCTTCTGGCCTTTCTGACCATTTACTATGCGATCAACATGGTGTATCGTTTTGGCCTTAACGCTTCCCAAAAAGA aaccTTTGAGGCCATTGTTCAGTACTGTGATAGCTATAGAGAACTCATACCCCTGTCCTTTGTGCTGGGTTTCTATGTGTCGATTGTGATGACGCGTTGGTGGAACCAGTACACATCCATTCCCTGGCCAGATCCCATTGCCGTGTTTGTCAGCTCGAATGTTCATGGCCAGGACGAGCGCGGGCGTATGATGAGGCGCACGATTATGCGTTATGTGTGCCTGTGTTTGACCATGGTCCTGGCGAATGTTTCGCCAAGGGTTAAGAAGCGTTTCCCGGGCCTCAGTAATCTGGTGGAAGCGGGTCTGCTCAATGACAATGAAAAGGCCATCATCGAGACGATGAACAAAGCCTTTCCAAGACCTTCAAAGCACTGGCTGCCTATCGTTTGGGCTGCTAGTATAATCACTAGAGCCAGAAAGGAGGGACGCATTCGAGATGACTTCGCGGTGAAGACCATCATCGATGAGCTGAACAAGTTCCGGGGTCAGTGTGGACTCCTCATCAGCTACGATACGATCAGTGTACCCTTGGTGTACACCCAAGTGGTGACCCTGGCCGTGTACTCGTACTTCCTTACCTGCTGCATGGGTCAGCAGTGGACCGATGGAAAGGTGGTGGGCAATACCACATACCTGAACAAGGTGGACCTGTACTTTCCCGTCTTCACAACGCTGCAGTTCTTTTTCTACATGGGATGGCTAAAGGTGGCCGAGTCACTCATTAATCCATTTGGCGAGGACGATGATGATTTTGAG GTCAACTGGATGGTGGATCGCAATCTGCAGGTATCCTATCTGATCGTCGACGAGATGCATCATGACCATCCGGAGCTGCTGAAGGATCAGTACTGGGACGAGGTGTTCCCCAACGAGCTGCCCTACACAATAGCCGCCGAGAGATTCCGGGAGAATCACCCGGAACCGTCCACTGCCAAGATCGAGGTGCCCAAGAATGCGGCCATGCCCTCGACAATGTCGTCCGTGCGGATCGATGAAATG GCTGATGATGCCAGTGGCATACACTTCTCAGCGGGCAATGGCAAAATGCGCCTGGGTTCCTCGCCCTCGCTTGTAAGCGTTTCGGGCACTTTGTCCCGGGTGAATACGGTGGCCTCGGCCCTCAAGCGATTCCTAAGCCGCGATGACAGCAGGCCGGGATCGGCCACACCCAGTCAGGATCAGCCCTACAAGTTCCCAGCCAGCGCCAGTTCGGCGAGTCTCTCGGGTGGAGTTGTGGGACCGGTCACGTCGGCGGGCAAGCCGGCTGGAAGTCTGAGGATTACGCAGCAAGTCATCGAGGAGGTGGATGAGCAGGCCACCATCACTTCCATGCGGGCAAATGAACCGCGGCCCAACGTGATGGACATCTTTGCATCATCGTCGGGAGCAGGAGCAACAAATTCGGCGCCGCTTCAGCCCCCACCAGCCCACTCGGATCCCGTGGACATACCAGCTCGTCCGCCCTCATACAATCGCGCCCAGTCCCAGTACGAGTCCAGTCTATTCCCACCGGGCGGAGTGGATGCCCTGCTCAGCACTTCGGCGCCAGCGGGAGGCAGTCCCTTGCTCCTGTCCAATGCAGCCACTGCACCCAGCTCCCCGGTGGGTGAGAGCTCCAAGTCCCTGTACGATCCCCAAAAGGCCGCCAGCCGGGAGACGG AGAGGCCCGATGCACCGCAGGTTTTCAGGTGGTTCGTCACGCCCG TGGAGAACATGGACCTGAGGTCCTCCAACGATCTTCTGGCTGCCCAGCCCGTGGACGAGGGCGACGATTTCGATAAGCTGAAGGCGGAGCGCGAGAAGGAGAAGCTGATGCGGCAGCAGAAGAATCTGGCCCGAACCATCAGCACCGCTCCGGGAATGGAAGGGGCGGCTGTGCCGCTGGTCCCACTGATCCCAGTGAATGTGGCAGTGCCCCAAGCCCAACTGCCAGCGGTGGCATCCAGTGCCGATCTTCTGGCCGGCGGAGAAGTCCTGTCCAACTCGACGATGAAGTCGGAGGACGCCGTCAACGGCAGTTGA
- the LOC128256025 gene encoding bestrophin-4 isoform X2, whose translation MTISYTSEVATCRGFGCFLKLLLRWRGSIYKLVWLDLLAFLTIYYAINMVYRFGLNASQKETFEAIVQYCDSYRELIPLSFVLGFYVSIVMTRWWNQYTSIPWPDPIAVFVSSNVHGQDERGRMMRRTIMRYVCLCLTMVLANVSPRVKKRFPGLSNLVEAGLLNDNEKAIIETMNKAFPRPSKHWLPIVWAASIITRARKEGRIRDDFAVKTIIDELNKFRGQCGLLISYDTISVPLVYTQVVTLAVYSYFLTCCMGQQWTDGKVVGNTTYLNKVDLYFPVFTTLQFFFYMGWLKVAESLINPFGEDDDDFEVNWMVDRNLQVSYLIVDEMHHDHPELLKDQYWDEVFPNELPYTIAAERFRENHPEPSTAKIEVPKNAAMPSTMSSVRIDEMVGNTSGDPAAAADTKLTGPAQAQAQVSNPVPESGVQSVTYDFPKGSPDEEADDASGIHFSAGNGKMRLGSSPSLVSVSGTLSRVNTVASALKRFLSRDDSRPGSATPSQDQPYKFPASASSASLSGGVVGPVTSAGKPAGSLRITQQVIEEVDEQATITSMRANEPRPNVMDIFASSSGAGATNSAPLQPPPAHSDPVDIPARPPSYNRAQSQYESSLFPPGGVDALLSTSAPAGGSPLLLSNAATAPSSPVGESSKSLYDPQKAASRETVENMDLRSSNDLLAAQPVDEGDDFDKLKAEREKEKLMRQQKNLARTISTAPGMEGAAVPLVPLIPVNVAVPQAQLPAVASSADLLAGGEVLSNSTMKSEDAVNGS comes from the exons TCAG ATGGCGTGGAAGCATTTACAAGCTGGTCTGGTTGGACCTTCTGGCCTTTCTGACCATTTACTATGCGATCAACATGGTGTATCGTTTTGGCCTTAACGCTTCCCAAAAAGA aaccTTTGAGGCCATTGTTCAGTACTGTGATAGCTATAGAGAACTCATACCCCTGTCCTTTGTGCTGGGTTTCTATGTGTCGATTGTGATGACGCGTTGGTGGAACCAGTACACATCCATTCCCTGGCCAGATCCCATTGCCGTGTTTGTCAGCTCGAATGTTCATGGCCAGGACGAGCGCGGGCGTATGATGAGGCGCACGATTATGCGTTATGTGTGCCTGTGTTTGACCATGGTCCTGGCGAATGTTTCGCCAAGGGTTAAGAAGCGTTTCCCGGGCCTCAGTAATCTGGTGGAAGCGGGTCTGCTCAATGACAATGAAAAGGCCATCATCGAGACGATGAACAAAGCCTTTCCAAGACCTTCAAAGCACTGGCTGCCTATCGTTTGGGCTGCTAGTATAATCACTAGAGCCAGAAAGGAGGGACGCATTCGAGATGACTTCGCGGTGAAGACCATCATCGATGAGCTGAACAAGTTCCGGGGTCAGTGTGGACTCCTCATCAGCTACGATACGATCAGTGTACCCTTGGTGTACACCCAAGTGGTGACCCTGGCCGTGTACTCGTACTTCCTTACCTGCTGCATGGGTCAGCAGTGGACCGATGGAAAGGTGGTGGGCAATACCACATACCTGAACAAGGTGGACCTGTACTTTCCCGTCTTCACAACGCTGCAGTTCTTTTTCTACATGGGATGGCTAAAGGTGGCCGAGTCACTCATTAATCCATTTGGCGAGGACGATGATGATTTTGAG GTCAACTGGATGGTGGATCGCAATCTGCAGGTATCCTATCTGATCGTCGACGAGATGCATCATGACCATCCGGAGCTGCTGAAGGATCAGTACTGGGACGAGGTGTTCCCCAACGAGCTGCCCTACACAATAGCCGCCGAGAGATTCCGGGAGAATCACCCGGAACCGTCCACTGCCAAGATCGAGGTGCCCAAGAATGCGGCCATGCCCTCGACAATGTCGTCCGTGCGGATCGATGAAATGGTTGGTAACACTAGTGGTGACCCCGCCGCCGCTGCGGACACAAAGCTGACGGGCCCGGCTCAggctcaggcacaggtttctAATCCTGTTCCGGAGTCCGGCGTCCAGTCCGTTACTTATGACTTTCCCAAGGGCTCGCCAGATGAGGAG GCTGATGATGCCAGTGGCATACACTTCTCAGCGGGCAATGGCAAAATGCGCCTGGGTTCCTCGCCCTCGCTTGTAAGCGTTTCGGGCACTTTGTCCCGGGTGAATACGGTGGCCTCGGCCCTCAAGCGATTCCTAAGCCGCGATGACAGCAGGCCGGGATCGGCCACACCCAGTCAGGATCAGCCCTACAAGTTCCCAGCCAGCGCCAGTTCGGCGAGTCTCTCGGGTGGAGTTGTGGGACCGGTCACGTCGGCGGGCAAGCCGGCTGGAAGTCTGAGGATTACGCAGCAAGTCATCGAGGAGGTGGATGAGCAGGCCACCATCACTTCCATGCGGGCAAATGAACCGCGGCCCAACGTGATGGACATCTTTGCATCATCGTCGGGAGCAGGAGCAACAAATTCGGCGCCGCTTCAGCCCCCACCAGCCCACTCGGATCCCGTGGACATACCAGCTCGTCCGCCCTCATACAATCGCGCCCAGTCCCAGTACGAGTCCAGTCTATTCCCACCGGGCGGAGTGGATGCCCTGCTCAGCACTTCGGCGCCAGCGGGAGGCAGTCCCTTGCTCCTGTCCAATGCAGCCACTGCACCCAGCTCCCCGGTGGGTGAGAGCTCCAAGTCCCTGTACGATCCCCAAAAGGCCGCCAGCCGGGAGACGG TGGAGAACATGGACCTGAGGTCCTCCAACGATCTTCTGGCTGCCCAGCCCGTGGACGAGGGCGACGATTTCGATAAGCTGAAGGCGGAGCGCGAGAAGGAGAAGCTGATGCGGCAGCAGAAGAATCTGGCCCGAACCATCAGCACCGCTCCGGGAATGGAAGGGGCGGCTGTGCCGCTGGTCCCACTGATCCCAGTGAATGTGGCAGTGCCCCAAGCCCAACTGCCAGCGGTGGCATCCAGTGCCGATCTTCTGGCCGGCGGAGAAGTCCTGTCCAACTCGACGATGAAGTCGGAGGACGCCGTCAACGGCAGTTGA